A window of Dehalococcoidia bacterium genomic DNA:
CCGCCATCGATAGGCGCAGGACGGGCAGCTTCGGCGCCGGCTGCTTCTCCTTCTACGCGACGAAGAACATGACCACGGCTGAAGGGGGCATGATCACGACAGACGACCCCGAGATCGCCCGTCGCGCCCGTCTGCTGCGGGACCACGGGGAGACCGCCCGCTACCACAGCGAAACGCTGGGCTACAACTTCCGCATGACGGAGATTCAGGCCGCTATCGGCCTCGTGCAATTAAGCAAGCTCCACGAGTTGAACGAGCGCCGCCGCGCCAACGCCCGCTTCCTGACCGAAAACCTGCGCTCCGTGATTACCCCCAGGGAAAGGCCGGGCTGCCGCCACGTCTACCACCAGTACACCGTCCGCGTCCCGTCGCCGCAAGGCGGCCCCACCGCCCGCGACGCCCTGGCCGCGCGCCTTCTCGATGCCGGCATCCAGACGAGCGTCCACTACCCGCTGCCCGTGCACCGCCAGCCGCTCTACCTTCAGATGGGTTACCGCGACGAGCTACCGGTAGCGGAGCGCCTGAGCGATGAAGTGCTGTCCTTGCCGGTGCACCCCGGCCTCACCGAGTACGATTTGGCGGCGATCGTGAAGGCAGTGAACGAAAGCCTGCCTGACGGAGGTGGGAGTTGACAGCGCCGCTCAACGCCGCTGTCATCGGACTGGGCTCGATGGGCCTGAACCACGCCCGCGTCTACCGCGAGATCGACGGCGTGGAGCTTACCTCCGTCGCCGACATCGATCCCGCGCGATTGCGCCTCGTGCCGGGCCCTCGCCGGTACGAGGACTACCGCCGCCTGCTCGCCGAGGAGAGCGTCGACCTCCTCTCCGTGTGCGTGCCCACGCGCCTCCACCGCGAGGTAGCCCTCGCCGCTATCGAGCGGGGCGTCGCCACGCTTATCGAGAAGCCGATAGCGGCCGGTCTCGATGAAGGACGAGAGATCGCGCGCGCCGCGCTCGAGGCGGGCGTGCCCCTCATGATCGGCCACGTCGAGCGGTTCAACCCGGCGGTGCTGGAGCTGAGGCGGCGCCTGCGGGCGGGCGAACTCGGGCGCGTCTTTCAGGTCCACGCCCGGCGCACCGGCCCCTTCCCGAAGAGGGTACGCGACGTCGGCGTCGTCCTCGACCTCGCGCCCCACGATATCGATGTCATGCGCTTCCTGCTCGACTCGGATGTGGCCCGCCTGTATGCGGAAACGGAGCAACGCATCAGCACCGAGCACGAGGACATGCTCTGCGGCCTGCTGCGCTTTCAGAACGGCGTCGTTGGCCTGCTCGATGTCAACTGGCTGACGCCCGTCAAGGTGAGGCAGCTTGCCGTCCTGGGAGAGAGAGGGCTGTTCACACTCGATTACCTGAAGCAGGAGCTGCGCTTCTTCGCCGGGCGGGCGGAGCTTCCGGAGGGCGCGTCGCCGCCGGGCATCGAAGAAGCAGAGGCGGAGCTGGTTCCGGTGGAGAAACGCGAGCCGCTGCGGGTGGAGCTGGAAGCGTTCGCCGGCGCCGTACGGAGAGGCGACCCGCCGCCCGTCGGGCCCGACGAGGGGCTGGCCGCCCTCGACATCGCTTACCGCCTCGTCGAGTCCGCGCGCGCGCACCGGCCCATCGACTGCGTCCGTAATAGAGAGGCCGCGCCGTGAGCGAAGACCTGTCGCCGGCGGCCGTCATCGGGCTGGGACGCATCGGGCTGCCCCTGGCCGCGCAGTTCGCGTCGAAGGGGCTGCCCGTTGCCGGCTGCGACATCGACGCGGCGCTCGTGGCGCGGGTGGCGGCCGGCGCCTGCCCGTACGAAGACGAGGACGGGCTGGAGCCACTGCTGAAGACGGCCCACGACGCGGGTCTCTTCTCGGCGACGACCGATACGGCGGCAACGGTGGCGGAGAGCGCCGTTATCGTAATCATAGTCCCCGTCGGGCTGACGGCGGAGCAGCGCCCCGACTTCAGCGCCCTCGACGCCGCCGCCCGCGCCATCGCCCCCCGGCTCCGACGCGGTTCCCTCGTAGTCCTGGAGACGACCGTTCCCGTGGGTACCACGCGGCGGCGCCTCGGCCCGCTGCTGGAAGCGGGCGGCCTGAAAGCGGGGCGCGACTTCGCCCTCGCTTACAGCCCCGAGCGCGTCTACGTCGGGCGCGTCCTCGCCGACCTCCGGCGCTACCCCAAGATCGTGGGCGGGATCGATGCGGAGAGCACACGAAGGGCCGTCACGTTCTATCAGCGGGCCCTCGACGCCACGGTGACGCCCGTCGCCTCCTGCGAGACGGCCGAGTTCGTGAAGCTGGCGGAGACCACCTACCGCGACGTCAACATCGCCCTCGCCAACGAGCTGGCGCGCGCAGCCGACGACCTCGGCGTCGACGTGACGGAGGCGATAGCGGCCGCCAACTCACAACCGTTCTCGCACATCCACCAGCCCGGCGTCGGCGTGGGCGGACACTGCATCCCCGTCTACCCGCGCTTTCTGCTCGAGAACGCGCCCGCCATGTCGTTGCCGCGGACGGCGCGGGAGACGAACGACGGCATGGCCGGCTACGCGGCGGAAAAGCTCTCGCGGGCGCTCGGCGGTCTTTCCGGCAAGACCGTCCTTATTCTCGGCCTCTCCTACCGTCCCAACGTCAAGGAAGCCGCCTACTCAAGCACGTTCGCACTGGCGCGCGAGCTCTCCGCTGCCGGCGCGCGCGTCCTTGTCCACGATCCTTACTTCAGCGATGCGGAGGTGCGCGCGCTCGGCCTCCAGCCGCCGCCCGCCTTCCCGCCGCCGCAGGTCGACGCGGTGGTTGTCCAGGCGCTCCACGACCAGTACCGCGGCCTCGATCCGGCATCGTTCCGGGGCTGCTCGGTAGTGCTGGACGGGCGCAACGCGCTTCGAAGGGAGCCAATCGAGGCGGCGGGACTGCGCTACCTGGGCATCGGCAGGTGAAAAGACGCCCCTCCGGGAGCGTCCTCCAATGATTGCCCTCCTATGACATTGGACCAGCGCGGTCAGCGGTAGCGGGGAGTGTGCAGGGCGCCGCTCGTGATGGGCTCGTCTATGTAGAGGTCGCCGTTGCGGATCTTGATGTTGAAACCGCATTCGGGGTTAGTGCAAGCCCATGCTTTGTAGTGAATGGGTGCGCCCTGACTGCCAAAATCAGATAGGGGAACGAGGTCTCCTATCTTGCACTTCTGACATTTTGGCAAAACGGGTATTTCCACGAACCACCTCCCCGGCCGGGGCTTTGCGGCACCGGCTGTCGACGGGCTGCCTTGCCCGTCACTCCATGACCGTGCGGGGCTCTACGCGGCGCTGAGTATAGCAAATGCGCATACTTTTTAGCAACAGTTTCTGCGAAAACCATCGCGGCGCTTATTCCCGTCGCGCCGCCGCCTGTTATTCCTCGCGCACACCGATTTCGACCAAGAGCCGCTTCTCCTCTCCCGGCTCAATTGTCTGGAGCCGGCCGGCAGCACGTTCCGCCGCCTGTCCCAAGACGAAAGCGTTGCCGGGCTCAAGTCCCAGCACATACGTGCCTTTCCCCATCATCCGCCATTGCGTGAGATACGGCAGCTCCGCCTTTCGGTAACGCACGTGCACCGACAGCCCCAACCAGGGGTTGCGCAGCGCCGCCTCGGCCATTCCTTCATGGTCTGCGGGCAGATCGTGAAGGAACACCTGCTCCTGAAACTCCGCTGCCGGCGACTGAAACCTGGCCCACG
This region includes:
- a CDS encoding DegT/DnrJ/EryC1/StrS family aminotransferase: MTLIPIAQPLLGDEEKQAVLEVIDSGRLAQGPRVQRFEEAFAAMCGVREAVAVSSGTTALMAALLACGIGAGDEVITSPFTFIATANAIVFTGARPVFVDVSESDFNIDPALIEAKITSNTKAILPVHLYGHPADMEQIMRIAGARGLAVIEDASQAHGAAIDRRRTGSFGAGCFSFYATKNMTTAEGGMITTDDPEIARRARLLRDHGETARYHSETLGYNFRMTEIQAAIGLVQLSKLHELNERRRANARFLTENLRSVITPRERPGCRHVYHQYTVRVPSPQGGPTARDALAARLLDAGIQTSVHYPLPVHRQPLYLQMGYRDELPVAERLSDEVLSLPVHPGLTEYDLAAIVKAVNESLPDGGGS
- a CDS encoding Gfo/Idh/MocA family oxidoreductase, translated to MTAPLNAAVIGLGSMGLNHARVYREIDGVELTSVADIDPARLRLVPGPRRYEDYRRLLAEESVDLLSVCVPTRLHREVALAAIERGVATLIEKPIAAGLDEGREIARAALEAGVPLMIGHVERFNPAVLELRRRLRAGELGRVFQVHARRTGPFPKRVRDVGVVLDLAPHDIDVMRFLLDSDVARLYAETEQRISTEHEDMLCGLLRFQNGVVGLLDVNWLTPVKVRQLAVLGERGLFTLDYLKQELRFFAGRAELPEGASPPGIEEAEAELVPVEKREPLRVELEAFAGAVRRGDPPPVGPDEGLAALDIAYRLVESARAHRPIDCVRNREAAP
- a CDS encoding nucleotide sugar dehydrogenase, which translates into the protein MSEDLSPAAVIGLGRIGLPLAAQFASKGLPVAGCDIDAALVARVAAGACPYEDEDGLEPLLKTAHDAGLFSATTDTAATVAESAVIVIIVPVGLTAEQRPDFSALDAAARAIAPRLRRGSLVVLETTVPVGTTRRRLGPLLEAGGLKAGRDFALAYSPERVYVGRVLADLRRYPKIVGGIDAESTRRAVTFYQRALDATVTPVASCETAEFVKLAETTYRDVNIALANELARAADDLGVDVTEAIAAANSQPFSHIHQPGVGVGGHCIPVYPRFLLENAPAMSLPRTARETNDGMAGYAAEKLSRALGGLSGKTVLILGLSYRPNVKEAAYSSTFALARELSAAGARVLVHDPYFSDAEVRALGLQPPPAFPPPQVDAVVVQALHDQYRGLDPASFRGCSVVLDGRNALRREPIEAAGLRYLGIGR